ACGTAACCAGCGTAAAGTTTATGTTGGCCGTGTTGTATCTGACAAGATGGACAAAACAATCACTGTGCTTGTAGAGACTTACAAAAAACACCCTTTATATAACAAGCGTGTTAAGTACTCTAAGAAATTTAAAGCTCATGATGAAAACAACACTGCAAAAGTAAATGATATGGTAAGAATCATGGAAACTCGTCCGCTTTCTAAAGACAAACGTTTCCGTTTAGTAGAAGTGGTTGAAGTAGCAGTAGTTATTTAATATATGTTCGGATCGAAAATGTATCCGAAAGGAGGTCAATTCGCATGATTCAACAAGAGACTCGTTTAAAAGTAGCTGACAACTCAGGTGCTCGTGAGTTACTTTGTATTAAAGTTCTTGGTGGTTCTGGACGTAAATACGCAAACGTTGGTGACATCATCGTCTGTTCTGTAAAATCTGCAACACCAGGCGGCGTTGTTA
This genomic stretch from Fictibacillus marinisediminis harbors:
- the rpsQ gene encoding 30S ribosomal protein S17, with amino-acid sequence MSERNQRKVYVGRVVSDKMDKTITVLVETYKKHPLYNKRVKYSKKFKAHDENNTAKVNDMVRIMETRPLSKDKRFRLVEVVEVAVVI